A region of the Phaseolus vulgaris cultivar G19833 chromosome 11, P. vulgaris v2.0, whole genome shotgun sequence genome:
CAGGTACAGTTCCAGGCTTGACTTTGAGAACCTGATAAAGCACATCAGGATCCATGCCTCTTGTATCATGGTGGCAAATGGTGAGTGCCTCAGCTTTAGTTCCATCAGAGGCTACCAAAGGAACCATATAAGTTGTTGTTGCATTGATTTGGTGGCAGTAAAACACAACCTTTTCAAAGTTCAGTCTGTGACACATGACAGCTTTTTCTCCAACTCTCTTCACTTCCTCAACACTGTACTCATCATGATTCTTGTCAAAGGAACTTGAAATCACCTTGATATTCTTCCCAAGCTTTGAAGTGGCAAAACCCATCATTGATTCCAAGGATGCTGCACAAAACTTTTCTTCTCCTTTGCCTGCTTCTTTCCCACAAACCTCATCAAGATTATATTTCTCTGATACTTGTCCATGCAGCCATGCTCCAAAAGGTTGGCTTGTTGTTCTTGAGGATGGTTTAGTGTTGGAGTTGTTGTGGATGCCCAGATGCATCATCTTCCTAGGATGAAGTTCATGTTCAAAGAAGAGAGTCCAATACTGTTTCTCTTCTTCCACTTGAATAGGCAAATTGGCTTTGCTTGCTGCATATACAAATATGAACAATCATACAAAAATCTTTCTCATCATTGCAACATGATTTAACATGTATTGATTCCTTAAATAACTGGTGTAA
Encoded here:
- the LOC137831043 gene encoding embryonic abundant protein USP92-like; this encodes MEFGYLIFLAFLCLTLREIDASQSAKDYWFSVFPNTTVPKPLRDLVLPPSKANLPIQVEEEKQYWTLFFEHELHPRKMMHLGIHNNSNTKPSSRTTSQPFGAWLHGQVSEKYNLDEVCGKEAGKGEEKFCAASLESMMGFATSKLGKNIKVISSSFDKNHDEYSVEEVKRVGEKAVMCHRLNFEKVVFYCHQINATTTYMVPLVASDGTKAEALTICHHDTRGMDPDVLYQVLKVKPGTVPVCHFVGNKALAWVPNLGTKESCFS